Proteins co-encoded in one Proteus terrae subsp. cibarius genomic window:
- a CDS encoding helix-turn-helix domain-containing protein, producing MDKCQLIDIPSDPEKKREWIKYKLKIQGLSLAALGRKHKTSRQVVSTALYKPSPRWEHEIATALGVKPSEIWPERYDEEHEIPLRHKEAS from the coding sequence ATGGATAAATGCCAATTGATAGACATCCCAAGCGACCCAGAGAAGAAACGTGAGTGGATCAAGTACAAACTCAAGATCCAGGGGCTTTCTCTGGCCGCATTGGGCAGAAAACACAAAACATCTCGGCAGGTGGTGTCTACGGCACTCTATAAGCCCAGTCCACGCTGGGAACATGAGATAGCTACAGCTTTGGGTGTGAAGCCGTCTGAGATTTGGCCGGAGCGGTACGACGAAGAACACGAAATACCCCTCAGACATAAGGAGGCAAGCTGA
- a CDS encoding transglycosylase SLT domain-containing protein, translated as MKNKAKALVLSAALLSSTANAIDLSGTIFDKAAKAYNLDPLLVYSVALAESASGRGNGSISPWPWTLRVPGLPFYAKSEDQAKAKLAEFQQQYGRAIDVGFMQVSIRWNGHRVSSPADLLDPETNVMVGAEVLSEAIQSSPNDLELGVGRYHAWEDEIRARNYGSRVLAIYRNLRDL; from the coding sequence ATGAAGAACAAAGCCAAGGCGCTAGTTCTGTCTGCGGCTCTCCTTTCATCAACAGCGAATGCTATTGACCTGAGCGGAACCATCTTCGACAAAGCAGCGAAAGCATATAACCTCGACCCTCTTCTAGTGTATTCGGTCGCATTGGCCGAATCTGCATCAGGGAGAGGTAATGGCTCTATAAGTCCTTGGCCTTGGACGCTTCGCGTTCCTGGGCTTCCTTTCTATGCTAAGTCGGAAGATCAGGCAAAGGCTAAGCTCGCTGAGTTTCAGCAGCAGTACGGTCGTGCCATTGATGTCGGGTTTATGCAAGTGAGCATCCGGTGGAATGGTCATAGAGTTTCTTCTCCAGCAGATCTTCTCGACCCAGAGACCAACGTCATGGTTGGGGCAGAGGTGCTATCAGAAGCCATTCAGTCATCTCCAAATGACTTGGAGCTTGGCGTTGGCCGCTATCACGCCTGGGAAGACGAAATCCGAGCCAGAAACTATGGTAGCCGAGTCTTGGCTATCTATCGCAACCTTCGTGATTTGTGA
- a CDS encoding FlhC family transcriptional regulator codes for MNIGNSGTLGRWVTARHMALAGYITKIIMIETGLTYKQVRRLYQDLERDGYTLERKSRTFRGGATLIHSHTSKIQASLLMQLYFNIGGEAVLRSVNIKALNKAFRMYHAIRKEVPGMKGARWAPFDITDAWCLASELRSGDAMLEVCDNCKCTYFTSVNQRTCVECPFCKEQGRHGGGEKECA; via the coding sequence ATGAACATTGGCAACTCTGGTACATTGGGTCGCTGGGTTACAGCTCGACACATGGCCCTTGCTGGGTACATCACAAAAATCATCATGATCGAGACTGGTCTGACCTACAAACAGGTCAGACGGCTTTACCAGGATCTGGAGAGGGACGGATATACTCTGGAACGAAAATCCAGAACTTTCCGGGGTGGTGCGACACTGATTCATAGTCACACATCCAAGATACAGGCCTCTCTTCTAATGCAGCTCTACTTCAACATTGGTGGAGAAGCCGTGTTGCGGTCTGTGAACATCAAAGCCTTGAACAAGGCATTTAGAATGTATCACGCAATCCGCAAAGAAGTGCCCGGAATGAAAGGTGCTCGGTGGGCTCCGTTTGATATTACTGATGCCTGGTGTCTTGCTTCGGAGCTGAGAAGTGGGGACGCAATGCTGGAGGTGTGCGACAACTGCAAGTGTACGTACTTCACCTCTGTTAATCAAAGAACCTGCGTTGAATGTCCGTTCTGCAAAGAACAAGGAAGGCATGGTGGTGGGGAGAAAGAGTGTGCTTGA